The following proteins are co-located in the Ferrimicrobium acidiphilum DSM 19497 genome:
- a CDS encoding zinc ribbon domain-containing protein: MRRWIQAKKISRLCSSWARDENQERITVHANVGGSGIKTVNAAYTSQTCPDPGCGYVHSDNRHGDVFHCRNPYWECNWQGDVDHVAAMNIKSRIEDHQIDRFTPYREVKKILEERFLRANGKPEYPIGYQG, translated from the coding sequence GTGCGTCGGTGGATCCAGGCTAAGAAGATATCTCGACTCTGCTCATCATGGGCAAGGGACGAGAACCAAGAACGCATTACGGTACATGCCAATGTCGGAGGTTCCGGCATTAAAACGGTCAACGCGGCCTACACCAGCCAAACATGTCCTGATCCAGGGTGTGGGTATGTCCATAGTGACAACCGACACGGGGATGTGTTTCACTGTCGCAATCCCTATTGGGAGTGTAACTGGCAGGGCGATGTGGATCACGTAGCTGCCATGAACATCAAATCAAGGATCGAAGATCACCAGATCGACCGGTTCACTCCCTATAGGGAAGTGAAGAAGATCCTAGAGGAGAGGTTCCTACGCGCAAATGGAAAGCCGGAATATCCAATTGGATACCAAGGCTAG
- a CDS encoding GNAT family N-acetyltransferase, producing MHRYREETRSYANMPVRHANPGDALGIGTVHVVSWQAAYRGVLAQDYLDSLDPAQRGANWRRYLNGPLPHDESVFVAEVKPNNVLGFASVGQSRDANGVGELRCLYVTPEHWGEGIGRDLMSSSVDALVACGFREATLWVLDSNNRARKFYETSGWAVDQGAKQETIGGITVCEVRYRRTLA from the coding sequence GTGCACCGATACCGCGAAGAGACGAGGAGTTACGCTAATATGCCGGTACGTCACGCCAACCCCGGCGACGCACTCGGCATCGGAACAGTTCATGTCGTATCCTGGCAAGCTGCCTATCGAGGCGTTCTTGCACAAGACTACCTCGATTCCCTTGATCCCGCTCAACGCGGGGCAAACTGGAGACGCTACCTGAACGGACCCCTCCCACACGACGAGTCCGTTTTCGTAGCTGAAGTTAAACCCAACAATGTTCTCGGCTTTGCCAGCGTTGGACAGTCGCGAGATGCCAACGGAGTCGGAGAATTGAGGTGCCTTTATGTGACCCCGGAGCACTGGGGCGAAGGCATTGGACGCGATCTCATGTCCAGTAGCGTCGATGCGCTAGTCGCTTGTGGTTTCCGTGAAGCCACTCTCTGGGTCTTGGACAGCAACAACAGAGCTCGCAAGTTCTATGAGACCAGCGGATGGGCCGTGGACCAGGGTGCGAAGCAAGAGACGATCGGCGGAATAACGGTATGCGAGGTTCGGTATAGGCGAACGCTCGCCTGA